One window of the Saccopteryx bilineata isolate mSacBil1 chromosome 2, mSacBil1_pri_phased_curated, whole genome shotgun sequence genome contains the following:
- the LOC136323349 gene encoding olfactory receptor 10Z1-like codes for MRQPNATSWRGFVFLGFSSFGELQLLLFVLFFFLYLFTLTSNFFIIIVIRLDKHLHTPMYLFLSFLSFSETCYTLGIIPRMLCGLVMGDQNISYVGCAAQMFFSASWASSNCFLLAVMGFDRYVAICAPLHYNSRINPTFCAQLIGISFLNGYLFGLGMTLVIFHLPFCNSHEIQHFFCDTPPMLSLTCGDTGLSELGILILSLMVLLVSFFFITISYAYILAAILRIPSIRGRKKAFSTCASHLTVVLVHYGCASFMYLRPKASYSLERDQLISVTYTVVIPLLNPIVYSLRNQAVQTALKNAFQGRFLGKG; via the coding sequence ATGAGGCAGCCCAATGCAACCTCCTGGAGGGGCTTTGTCTTCCTGGGATTCTCTAGCTTTGGGGAGTTGCAACTCTTGCTCTTTGTGTTGTTCTTCTTCTTGTATCTTTTCACCCTGACTAGCAATTTCTTTATTATCATAGTCATCAGGCTGGACAAACACCTTCACACCCCCATGTACCTATTCCTTTCTTTCCTATCTTTCTCTGAGACCTGCTACACCTTAGGCATCATCCCCAGAATGCTCTGTGGTTTAGTCATGGGGGACCAGAACATCTCCTATGTGGGCTGTGCTGCCCAGATGTTCTTCTCTGCTTCGTGGGCTTCTTCTAATTGCTTCCTTCTGGCTGTCATGGGCTTTGACAGATATGTGGCCATTTGTGCCCCACTGCACTATAATAGCCGCATAAATCCAACCTTCTGTGCCCAGCTCATTGGCATTTCTTTCCTGAATGGTTACCTTTTTGGGCTGGGAATGACACTCGTCATTTTCCACCTCCCATTCTGCAACTCCCATGAGATCCAGCACTTCTTTTGTGACACACCACCAATGCTAAGCCTGACTTGTGGAGATACAGGACTGAGTGAGCTGGGGATCCTCATCCTGAGCTTGATGGTCCTCCTGGTATCTTTCTTCTTCATCACCATCTCTTATGCTTACATCTTAGCAGCAATACTAAGGATACCCTCCATTAGAGGGCGGAAGAAGGCCTTCTCCACTTGTGCCTCACACCTCACAGTGGTTCTTGTTCACTATGGTTGTGCATCCTTCATGTACCTGAGGCCCAAAGCCAGTTACTCTCTTGAGCGGGATCAGCTTATTTCTGTCACCTATACTGTGGTTATTCCTCTACTCAACCCCATTGTTTATAGTTTGAGAAATCAGGCTGTGCAGacagctttaaaaaatgcttttcaagGCAGATTTCTGGGCAAAGGATGA